Part of the Deltaproteobacteria bacterium genome is shown below.
GAGTCTGGTCAAGACGTGAGTCGTTGCATCAGACATTTGGGTGAAGACTTCGAAGTGAATGTTGTCGAGTCCATCGCACGCTCGGTGGTAGCAGGCATCGTAGTAATCGTTGGTTGGTAAATCGAAAAGCTGAGAGTCTTCCATTGAGATAGTGTCTTCCGCTCCGGAGAAGAGACCACCGGATGGAATCCCAACAGCCATGAATGCGTAATAGTCACTGCGTCCATCCAGGCGAGTTGGGGCGTGGGGTACACCGCGAACGTTAAAAAAGTCTTCGTACGCCTTTTCAATTTTGCCCGAGCCTTCAGGTAAACTCATTGAACTCTGATAGTCAGATTCATCACCATCGTAGATAAAACGGCCCGGCTTCGGAGAGCCAATCATATCGAGGTTGAGATAGCCTAATATGTGGCTGGCGTCTTCGTTGGTAAGTTCTTGAACGTAATGCGTAGAACCAAGTAACCCGAGCTCTTCGCCGGACCAAAATGCGAATCGAACGCCGTGATTAAGCTCTATTGCATTCGTGGCGATGTACCGTGCCGTCTCTAGGATATTGGCAACGCCGGTTCCATTATCATTGATTCCCGGTCCCTCGGGTACTGAATCCAAATGGGCGCCAGCCATCCAGAAGTCGTCTGAGGCTCCGCTGTAATCAGCGATAACATTGTGGACGAGCTGTGCACCGAAAGTGACATCGCTCATGAGGTGAAGGTTGTTCTCTGGGTTTTCGGACTCCGTGACCAAAGAGATACCAACGGCATAGCTTGCTGAGAGAACTGGAATTTCGATATCGTTGTTTTCGTTTAAAGCGCCATCGAAGAGGTCTTCTCTACCTGATTGACCTTCATTGAAGATGACGACGGCTATGGCGCCAGCATTTTGTGCATTGAGAGATTTCTCTTCGAAAGTGCATGACCCACGTTGAATGATTGCAATGGAGCCTGCGGTGAAGTCTGCGAAATCGCCGGGTTGGCAACCACTGTTGGTGCTGTTTGCAGGGCCTTCGGGGGAAGGTTCGATATCGACGGCTACCATAGTGGCATTGACGTCGGCGCCGGGGCTGTAGTGGATGATTCCGTAGTCTTCTCCGTAGACCCATTCTGTCTGACTGAGGGTTTCGAGTATCGGATCAGCGCCAATATCATAGATATCAATGGTGAAGCCTTGAAGCGTCACTTCATATCCCCACGACTCGAGTGACTCACGTACGTAATCTACAGACTCTGCGTAGCCGCTGGTACCTGCTGCTCGATTGTTTTGATTGGCTGTAGCAATGGCTGCCAGTTCAGTGAGGTGTGAGGTTAGCTCGTCGGTCGTATGGTAGTTAGGTGCTTGCTCACTGGCCGGGTCCACGGGTTGGGTTTGCTCGTCTGGGTCGGTCGCTGTGTCTGAGTCCCCGGTTGTGTCTGTCGTATCGGGATCAGTGCCATTGCCCGGTGTCGTGTTTTCGTTGTCGATTGGGTTCTCGATGCATTCGGCTCCCTGAGGATCGGTCGTGCAGTCGGTGTCTTCGCTGGCTTGGCAGCCAACTGCGAAAACAAAGGCAACGGGAATAAGCAATCTCGTGAAATGCAACATGTGGAATACCTGCTTGGAATAGGAACCATCGAGCAATCCGGGGCGGAACCGCTTCTTGGAAGATTCACAGAAGAGATAACCTGTAGTGTTTAAAAAGTGCAATCGAAAGAGGAGACTTTTATCTCGCTGATTGGAACGAATACATTTAGAGCGTTCTATATCAACGGTTTATGCTCTTGATTATCTATTTATTCCGGTAACTTGGGAGACATTTCACCATTGTCGTCGGGTGGATTGAAGGGGTCGAACTCGGGAAGGAAATAAGGGTTTTGCCGAGTATCTCGCATATGGCGCCCATGAACCACAGCGCATGTATGACAAGCAAATCCGAGAGCTTTTTCTGAGCCGTCCGTGATTGCATGACGTCCTGGGCAAGTGGTGGGCAGTTGGTATAGCTGATTCATTTCTATGCTTTTTGCAAAGGCCCGTTCATAGTCGATGGTGCATTCGCAAGCTTCCCCGGGTTCACGAATATTGTTTCCACATTCGGCGGTTGTGCATGAAGTGGTGCACCATGCCCCAAGTTTAACTTGTCCGTTACTCTTACCTAAGTCGCATTGTTCAGGGGGCTCAAGAATGCCATTGCCGCAGGTGGGTGTGGTATCGCATGCTTGGAGTAGATTTTCGATCCCTGTCTCACGCCCCATACCGTCAGGGTTTTTATGTCCTTCAATAGCTTTAGGTGGCACGAGTTGACGGAGTTGCGCTTTCGTAAGGTCGATATAACGACCGCCATTTTTGTCAGGGATGCAAGTGCGTGGGTTATCAGAAAGAGATGCCCTATTCTTTTCTGAGGTTGGGTCACAAGACTCTGTGCAAAATGAGAGGCTTTCTGGGCCCTGGTGGCAATGATGAAGTTTGGGGCATAACACTGCGTCAGAGCACGGCAGGGCACACACGGCATAGGCCCCGGCGGCGCTGCCGCAAACCAGGTCGTCATGACACTCGCTTGATAGCTGGCACGGTGTTCCTAGGGGCTGGCGCTTCTGAGTTGTGGGAAACACGATGCCTGGAATATTGGGTGCGGGGAGAGGTTTTAGAGTTCTGCATCGGTGACCTATTTTTTCAGGTGTACAAATATAGTTCACGGGGCATTGGTTTTGTCCGGGTAAGCAAGCATCCACTTTCTCATGAAATGCCAATTTGAGATCGATGTTCTTTAGTCGCTCTGTCTGCTTGCAAAGCTGTACCGGTTTTGATTCGCGTTCGTTGTAGATTTTGCGAATATTTTCGACCACACGTCTTCGTGTATAGGGCTCCGCTGTGCAGGTCTGAGAGAGGTCTAAGAAAATTGAGATAATACTATGACCTTTATTCGGAACACACCCGGGTTCGCCGCAATAGCTTTGAGGCTTTTGAGTGAGTTGAACACAACGCTTGTGCATGCAGCTGGCAACTTTTTGCAGGCGTTTCCCATTGATCTGCATCGGGCTGGTGTCTGGGAAGAGGTAATAGTCAGGTAGAGCTGGGTAAGGGTTCTTGCGGGTCCATTGAGGTTGAACACCTTTTGGAGCAGGTGGGGCTAGGTTTGATAAGACCGCGGTGCAATAATGTTCCTGGATTTCGACGAGGCGCTGATGATTGTTTTCCAATGTAATATCGTCATGGCATTGGCTGTTCTTCGCAAGCTCAAGGGCATTGGGTTGGTTAACACAAGCCGAGAGCATCACAAGAGCGGCACATACTAGGACTTGATAAGGGCAGCGATAAGGCATGAGTTGCTCCAAGGACTCACGATTGTGTGATTGAGTTTAAGCCCGTACTTTGGGCTGGGGCAAATCCTGCGTAAAATGGTTGTGACGAGATTGAAGGAGACTGGCTTGAGACTGAAACCATTGAGAAAAACGATGCGGCTCGTGCTGGTTTGGTTGCTTCTGAGCTCAGCGGCGATGGCGCACGGGGCCGAGGCAAAACTTGCAGCATGCAGCTTACCTATTGTGGTTAGGGCGACACTCTTGGCAGAGGACGCACCGCAGTGGTCAACCGCGATGATTTTTCATGTGAAAAATGAGTACTCGAAGTCTTATACAATCAACCCGGGCAGCAACCAGTTGGCACCTGGCGTAACCATTCTTGAGATTCATAAGCTGGCTATCGTGGTCGACAACCAGGGAGTTATGGAAAGGTGCACGGGAAAGGCTCATGAGTTTACCGGTACGAAGTCGGCAACCCGTGAGGTAAAGAACCGTTATCGGGATGAACCGACGGCAATCGATTCAAAGCAGCTTCCATCCAGATTGGTTGAGATTTTTAAGTTGTTCTCGGATGCTGAGAAAGCCTCAACGGCGGGTGTCGGCGGGGCGGCTCGCGATGGTGTGCAGGCGGCATGGACGGATAAATTTGTCGTTCCCGGCGTTGCGGGAGGCCCTCATGCCCCTCGAGCATTTCAGGTGGGTAGGCTCCAAAAGGACAGCATCTACTATAGGTTGGGCGTTAGGAATTTTGATGTCGTTCGCAGCGTCAACGGGGAGGCTTTTGAGTCACCTGAAAAAGCCATGGACCTGGCTCAAAGGCTTGGAAACGTAGGGACCCTCAGCATCCAAGTTCATCGTCGGGGAAAGCCTGTTAATATTGACGTGAATTTAGATTAAGCGAAGATTCTGGTTCGTATGTTTCGAAAAGGAATAAGCGATTTTCAAGCAGTTTGATTCATAAACCGAGCTTAGTCCCATCATCTCAGCTCGATGAAGTGAATTTTGGTCGATTAATGATGAAAAATGGTTAGATTATCGCTGTTTTTGACTTAAACGGTATGCGTATTTTGAGATTTATGAACCATAATTACCCACTTGCGTCCTTCATATTTTTCCAGTGAGCCCCGCCTTTTAGACCACAGTTATATAAGTCACTAAAATGTGGCGCTATTTTTATGCCTCCATAAAATCGAGTCTTTGACCCCAAAAACCGGCACGAAGATTGCTTCACTTACCATGCTGAATCTAAGGGTTTGTGGGGAAATCTGAATGGATAAGTTTTGTGCGTTTGTTTGCTTAATAGGAGCCGCATTCGCGTCTGGTTGTGGTGCTGGCGGAGCCTCGGGGGAGGTGGACAGAGCCGAGCTTAATGAAGCCTGCGACTTTCTGCTGGCGACCGTCTTGAATAGAGACGATTTGCTAGCATGCGAAGTTGCATTTGAGCCATGCGAAGTTTGGGAACTTGAAAATTTAGTGAAGCAGTTTGAGTGTGATGTGGGCGAGCGGTCCGAAGGATGTCCTGAGGGTGGACAACCGGAGGTCGAAGCGAACTGTATGGAGCAGTTCGCAGTGATTAAGCCTGCTGAGAATGATATTTGGCAGAGTTTGAGCGGCACCAATTGGTGCGGACCGGGCGGTTCTTGTGAGAACAATTACTGCTCTGTGAGTCGAGCCGATGGTAGCTGTCGGCGACACGATTCCGGTTATGGATACGACTCAAGCTCACATGGTTCTTGCGGTGTAGACTCCGATCTCTACGACGCAAATAGTTTCTGGGGACCATGGCCTGAAACAGTCATTGTTGGTGTGTTTAATCCGTTTAACTCTGCGTGGTTTTGTTACAACTACGACAGTGTGTGTGCGTCCCGAGATTGGTGGGGTAGCTGTGACAGCTACAGTACGCAGAAGACGAAGCGCTACTGGAATAAGTACAGTGGCTCCGTATGGCACGCTGGTTATAGAAGCTCCTGTGCAGGGTGCGAACCAGGTGACCTCTTCTGCAACAGCTGTAATTAAGGAGACTCTTCAAGGAGTCTGGAAGGTGTTAGTCCCCGTGACAACCGAGATTGGGTTGTCACGGGGATTTACGTTTGTGGGGGCTGCTTCAGCCCTCGAAAAAATAATGAGTCGGCTTAATTTGAGCTTTTGAAGGCCAAGCTTAAGGCTTTCGGTAATCGGTCAATTGTACTTCTATTCTTTGAGATTGCCCAGGTCCCTATAATTAGTCATAATTAAAGGGCGCGGGGTTGATTCTTTAGTTTTACTCCCGGCATGGTTTCTCTCATCAATTGAAACGCGTGATCACCATGGGCCATATCTTGCTCATTATTGACGATTCGGAAGTCGTTCGCACTGAAGTTTGGGCGGCACTACAACCCACAGCCTTGTTTGAAACATGCCTGGAGGCGAGCGACGGGATTGAAGGCTACAGGCTTCTGTTGAACAATCCGGTAAGCTTGGTGGTTTGTGATGTGGTGATGCCTGGAGCCGACGGCTATAAGTTTCTCTTACTCAAGCGAAAAGCAGATCAGGAGAAACAAGAAGTTCCAGTCCTGATGTTAACCAGTCAGTCAAGTGTCGATACGGTCGTTCAAACCATGAATGCTGGCGCAAATGACCACGTTACGAAACCATTTCGACCCGGAGAATTGGTTGCTCGGGTCAAAACCCATCTCGAACTTTACCAAAATCGCCAGGCTTTGGAGCAGGCGAGACTTAGAGTTTCTGCATCTAAGGTGTTTCTCGAGAATGTGCTCTCCTCGATGGCCGATGGGTTAATCGTTCTGAATGAAAATGAAGTCGTGAAGCGAATCAATGATGCGATGCTGGGGCTTTTGGGAGGTGACTCTGCTGATTACGTGGGGCGCCCACTCAGGGAGATGGTTGCCACCGATGATTTGATTCACTTAACCGGTATCGAAAGCGCTTTGCAGGACCATACTGTATCCGGAATGACCGTCTCTTTGATCAGTGTTTCGGGAGAGCGCATTCCTGCTGCAGTGAGTGCTGCCAATTTAAGCTCTCTCGGCGGCGAGGATGATGGTGGATTTGTTTTATTAGTCAGAGATATGCGCGAGAGTTTTCGTGTCGCAGAACAGGAAAGTCGTGCTGTTGCGGCGGTTCGTGAAAGAACCATGGAGCTTGAAGAAGCCCGGGACGAGATGCGAAGAGACACCGATGTGGAGCTTAAGCATGCTCGAAACCTGATTGTGCATGCGGAGAGGTTATCTGCCTTAGGGCAAATGGTCGCTGGAGTGGGGCATGAAATCGTAAATCCTATTTGGATGGTTCAAGCTGCTGGAGAAAATCTCAATAAGGAACTCAATAGTTTACAGGACGAACTTTTCTCTATTTTGGATGACTCATCGGAAGCAAAGCAAATTCGGAATAGCTTTGATAAGCGCCTGGGTCGCATGGAAGAGTCGTTTGAGCAGAATAAGACTGCGGTTGCGCGTTTAACGGAGATCAGCGAGGCACTTCGAAATCATTTACAACAGGTGCCACCGGCAATGCCTGATGTAGATGTGAATAACCTAATTCGTGAGTGCATGACTCTTACTCAGGCCACACTTGAACTTAACGAAGTGACCACTCATTTTAATGAGGTACCAACTCTGTGTTGTTACAGAAGCCGAGTAGGGCAATCGGTTACAGCTATTTTATTTAACGCCGCTGAGGTGCTTCAGCAGAAACATCAACGCGCTTTGGCAGGTGGGACCAACTTTGTTGGGAAAATTTCGATTGAAACACTTGCCGAGGAGCGAGACGGGCGCTTGGGCGTGGTTGTTGCAATAAGCGATAATGGTGACGGAATCGCCGAGGAGATGCGGGAGTCGGTTTTTGAAGAGTTTTTCTCGACAAAGCCTGCGGGAGCCGGGGCCGGACTCGGTTTAACGATTGCCCGGCGTATGGTGCATGAGCATAATGGTAGCTTAGTCGTATTAGACGATAAAGAACTCGGTGGTGCTCGATTTGAGCTGTGGTTGCCAGTTGGCGGCGGTTCAGCGGGGCGGACGTTGGAAGACTAAAACACCCGAGTAAGTCTCTGGTGCGGGCATCTTAAAAGCTTACTTCTTAACGATGACAGAAGAACCATGGCCAAAAAGCCCTTGGTTTACGGTTACGCCTGCTTGTGCATTTTCTACTTGGCGGCCTTCAGCTTCGCCTCTGAGTTGCCAGGTAAGCTCACAAACTTGAGCAATTGCCTGGGCTGGAACGGCTTCACCAAAGCATGCCAATCCACCACTTGGATTGACCGGGATACGACCTCCAAGGGTGGTCTCACCGTCACGAAGAAGCCCCTCGGCCTCACCGGGTTTGCAGAGCCCAATATTTTCATACCAATCAAGTTCAAGAGCAGATGATAAGTCATAAACCTCTGCACAACTTAGATCCTCAGGGCCAATTCCAGCTTCTTCGTATGCTGCGTGAGCGATGGAATCCCGGAATAGGATATCAGGCGGAGCCATTCCCGCGGCTGAATCGGTGGAAAAGGCTGGCATTTCGATGACAGTATTGGGAAACCGAGGTGTTACAGTGGACACAGCCGCGATACGTACAGGCTTCGTTGTATGCTTTTTAGCAAATTCCATGCTGCATAATACAAGTGCTGCTGCCCCATCACTGGTTGCACAGATTTCAAAAAGCCTCAGTGGATCAGCCACCATAGGTGATGCGAGAACTTCTTCTTGTGTGAATTTCTTTTTGTAACGCGCGTAGGGGTTGTTGAATCCGTGCTCGCTATTTTTGACCTTGATTTGTGCGAAGTCCTCTTCGGTGGCGCCGTAAATCTCCATACGTCGTCTGGCGTAGAGTGCAAAGTAGGTAGGGTTGGTTGCGCCGAGGAGTCGAAATCGAAGCCAGTCCGGATCGTCCGGTCGTTCTCCTTTGGCGGGCCCAAAAAATCCTTTGGGTGCGGAATCGGAACCAATGACCAGTGCAACGTCGCAAAGTCCTGCAAGGATTTGTGCGCGGGCATTGTTGATTGCATGGGCACCCGAAGCACAAGCAGCGTAGCAGCTTGAAACACGTGCACCCGACCAGCCAAGCGCTTGTGCGAAGGTTGCACCGGAAATGTTGCCCGGGTAACCACAGCGTAGCGTATTCGCTCCTGAGATGAATTGGACATCTGTCCAATCGAGTCCGGAATCTTTTAAGGCAGCCTGCGCGGCAACAATGCCATACTCAGTGAAATTGCGTCCCCATTTTCCCCAGGGATGCATACCGGCTCCGAGAATCGCGACGTCATGACTCATTGGGATTCTCCACTGCTCACGGGTTGCCACTTCCAGACCATGAATTGCTGGTCGTCTTTTTCATAGAGCGATGCGAGTGTTAATTTCATGGTCATACCGGCCCGTAAGTCTTCAACCTGAACTCCCTCGACGATTTGTCCGAGAATCACCATTTTTTCTTTCTGTAGCTCAACGGCCGCGATTGCATAGGGAACAAATGGATCAGCCTTGATGTAGGGCTCGGGCGGGGCGTAGCAGTTGTTGGTGAATGACCAGAGGACACCTTCGGTACTGAGCTTTGTTTCCTCAAGTTCCGAACTTGTACATTCCGGATTTTTGCAAAAATGAGTTTCCTTCGGGAAATAATAGGTCTTGCAACTCGTGCAGTGGCTACCAATGAGCTGGGGATTCTCGCTGTCCATTGTGAACCAGCCTTCTACGGCTGGGACTTGCTCTTTCGCGGCTTCCATCCACCCCTCCTCTTCGCAATATGATCAGATACACATCATTAGTGGGCTTGTTCTTCTATGGCAAGCGAGGTGCTCCGGCGCTTGCACAACGTTACGATTTTTCTAATTAATTTAGATGATTTGGATGCCCATGCCACGATGAAGAGGTTGAGTTCGGAGGTTCTGGTATCGAAAGGGTGACGAGGGGGTTTCTTCGACGGGCCAGCCGGGGCTATGATGATGATGGAAAAGGTTACCGATGGAAAATAAGGAACAAAAACGAAGAGTTTCAGAGATACTTGGAGAGTACTGGGACGGCCTCTGCCAGGGAGGGAGCATTCCCCGAGAGGGCGACGTCGACCTAGGCTGCATCGATGAGGTGATCGACCATGTTTTCATGGTCGAGGTACTTGAGAATGCAGGCAACGAACGTTTCAAGCATTGTTTTTTAGGCCCTGCCATTACTCTGGCATACGGCGTGGATGAAACCGCCGAAGAGGTTTATGACCAGCTGGTGGGTACCTACCGCGAGCAGCTACAAATGAAGCTTGAGTGCGTAATTGAATCATCCAAGGCTTCGGATGAGGAATCTGAATTTGTGAACTCACGCGGCTTATTGATTCGGTATCGACAATGCCTTTTGCCGCTTCGAGGCAATACAACAGATGATGTTGAGTACATCTTGGGCAGCTTAACTTGGCGCAGCTATAAAGTATTTAACCGTAAAGACAACAAGCAGTTCTTTACGGGA
Proteins encoded:
- a CDS encoding response regulator, which translates into the protein MKRVITMGHILLIIDDSEVVRTEVWAALQPTALFETCLEASDGIEGYRLLLNNPVSLVVCDVVMPGADGYKFLLLKRKADQEKQEVPVLMLTSQSSVDTVVQTMNAGANDHVTKPFRPGELVARVKTHLELYQNRQALEQARLRVSASKVFLENVLSSMADGLIVLNENEVVKRINDAMLGLLGGDSADYVGRPLREMVATDDLIHLTGIESALQDHTVSGMTVSLISVSGERIPAAVSAANLSSLGGEDDGGFVLLVRDMRESFRVAEQESRAVAAVRERTMELEEARDEMRRDTDVELKHARNLIVHAERLSALGQMVAGVGHEIVNPIWMVQAAGENLNKELNSLQDELFSILDDSSEAKQIRNSFDKRLGRMEESFEQNKTAVARLTEISEALRNHLQQVPPAMPDVDVNNLIRECMTLTQATLELNEVTTHFNEVPTLCCYRSRVGQSVTAILFNAAEVLQQKHQRALAGGTNFVGKISIETLAEERDGRLGVVVAISDNGDGIAEEMRESVFEEFFSTKPAGAGAGLGLTIARRMVHEHNGSLVVLDDKELGGARFELWLPVGGGSAGRTLED
- a CDS encoding lipid-transfer protein — encoded protein: MSHDVAILGAGMHPWGKWGRNFTEYGIVAAQAALKDSGLDWTDVQFISGANTLRCGYPGNISGATFAQALGWSGARVSSCYAACASGAHAINNARAQILAGLCDVALVIGSDSAPKGFFGPAKGERPDDPDWLRFRLLGATNPTYFALYARRRMEIYGATEEDFAQIKVKNSEHGFNNPYARYKKKFTQEEVLASPMVADPLRLFEICATSDGAAALVLCSMEFAKKHTTKPVRIAAVSTVTPRFPNTVIEMPAFSTDSAAGMAPPDILFRDSIAHAAYEEAGIGPEDLSCAEVYDLSSALELDWYENIGLCKPGEAEGLLRDGETTLGGRIPVNPSGGLACFGEAVPAQAIAQVCELTWQLRGEAEGRQVENAQAGVTVNQGLFGHGSSVIVKK
- a CDS encoding PAS domain-containing protein: MENKEQKRRVSEILGEYWDGLCQGGSIPREGDVDLGCIDEVIDHVFMVEVLENAGNERFKHCFLGPAITLAYGVDETAEEVYDQLVGTYREQLQMKLECVIESSKASDEESEFVNSRGLLIRYRQCLLPLRGNTTDDVEYILGSLTWRSYKVFNRKDNKQFFTGEPIDDRENVFSSPPPPAPVVKKGPPPPAPVKKKV
- a CDS encoding benzoylsuccinyl-CoA thiolase, with the protein product MEAAKEQVPAVEGWFTMDSENPQLIGSHCTSCKTYYFPKETHFCKNPECTSSELEETKLSTEGVLWSFTNNCYAPPEPYIKADPFVPYAIAAVELQKEKMVILGQIVEGVQVEDLRAGMTMKLTLASLYEKDDQQFMVWKWQPVSSGESQ
- a CDS encoding M20/M25/M40 family metallo-hydrolase; this translates as MLHFTRLLIPVAFVFAVGCQASEDTDCTTDPQGAECIENPIDNENTTPGNGTDPDTTDTTGDSDTATDPDEQTQPVDPASEQAPNYHTTDELTSHLTELAAIATANQNNRAAGTSGYAESVDYVRESLESWGYEVTLQGFTIDIYDIGADPILETLSQTEWVYGEDYGIIHYSPGADVNATMVAVDIEPSPEGPANSTNSGCQPGDFADFTAGSIAIIQRGSCTFEEKSLNAQNAGAIAVVIFNEGQSGREDLFDGALNENNDIEIPVLSASYAVGISLVTESENPENNLHLMSDVTFGAQLVHNVIADYSGASDDFWMAGAHLDSVPEGPGINDNGTGVANILETARYIATNAIELNHGVRFAFWSGEELGLLGSTHYVQELTNEDASHILGYLNLDMIGSPKPGRFIYDGDESDYQSSMSLPEGSGKIEKAYEDFFNVRGVPHAPTRLDGRSDYYAFMAVGIPSGGLFSGAEDTISMEDSQLFDLPTNDYYDACYHRACDGLDNIHFEVFTQMSDATTHVLTRLANSDDSVETRTLRQTRGPAQEHSQHLQAAPHKGCHSAEIVR